CACAGAAGGCAAGTTTATGTGTTCAAGCATTGCTTCAGAGACTTGAGCCCATAATCTAGGCTAGCACACACTAGTGCAGTGCTGAGAGAATGCTTCtgtgtcagaggtgctgtcttatggatgagatattaaaccaaaTACCAGCTgataatagagaaggcaaatggaatattggcctttatttcaaagggaatggaatataaaagttgggAGGATTTGctaaactgtacaaggcactagttatACCACAGCTGGatcactgtgaacagttttgggtctcTTATCAAAGAAAAGATATACCAGCATTGGAGACAATCCAAAGAAGATTCAATAGGCTGAAGCCAGGTAtgaaggcattccactcccgcacatcccagatgtccaagttctttaaggaccgcaactttccccccacagtgatcgagaacgcccttgaccgcgtctcccgtatttcccgcaacacatccctcacaccccgcccccgccacaaccgccctaagaggatccccctcgttctcacacaccaccctaccaacctctggatacaacgcatcatcctccgacacttccgccatttacaatccaaccccaccaaccaagacgtttttccatccccacccctgtctgctttccggagagaccactctctccgtgactcccttgttcgctccacactgccctccaaccccaccacacccggcaccttcccctggaaccgcaggaaatgctacacttgtccccacacctcctcccttacccctatcccaggccccaagatgacattccacattaagcagaggttcacctgcacatctgccaatgtggtatactgcatccactgtacccggtgcggcctcctctacattggggaaaccaagcggaggcttggggaccgctttgcagaacacctccgctcagttcgcaacaaacaactgcacctcccagtcacaaaccatttccactccccctcccattctcttgatgacatgtccatcatgggcctcctgcactgccacaatgatgccacccgaaggttgcaggaacagcaactcatattccgcctgggaaccctgcagccatatggtatcaatgtggacttcaccagtttcaaaatctccccttcccctactgcatccctaaaccagcccagttcgtcccctcccccgactgcaccacacaaccagcccagctcttcccccccacccactgcatcccaaaaccagtccaacctgtctctgcctccctaaccagttcttcctctcacccatcccttcctcccaccccaagccgcacccccagctacctactaacctcatcccacctccttgacctgtccgtcttccctggactgacctatcccctccctacctccccacctatactctctccacctatcttctttactctccatcttcggtccgcctccccctctctccctctttattccagttccctctccccatccccctctctgatgaagggtctaggcccgaaacatcagcttttgtgctcctgagatgctgcttggcctgctgtgttcatccagcctcacattttattatccaggtatgaagggactgtcttatgaggagacattaaGTAGATTAGGCCTGTaatcattggaatatagaagaatgattGGCAACTTCatcgaaacatataagatccttaCAGGACTTGACAGGGAAAAtgcagagagattgtttccccttgtaggagagtcCAGGACTAGAGGCAGCATCTTAGAATAAGTGGTTGCACATCTAAGACAGAGATAAGCataaatttcttctctgagagttATGATTTCATGGGATTCTTTACCATAGAAGGCTGTTGAGTCTGGatcattaaatatgttcaaggctgagccAGACACAGAATCAAGGGATTTAGGGAAAAAGTGGAAAAGTTACATTGAGGATTATAAgttcagtcatgatctcactgaactgtggagcagactcgatgggttcagtggtctgcttctgctcttatgtcttatggttaAATATTTTGGAATATTCTGATGTCATGAAAagtactgtataaatgcaagttatttccgAAAGTGCAAAATGttacttttaatcaacctgcttagGTTATGACAGACTTGTACGTAGGTAGGACTTCAACTTGGACCTTCTAGCCCAGAACTAGGGGTATTACAAGTGAACATGACCCACCGACCCAAAAGCACATGTTGTCCTTATTCTGTTTGTTGATTATTCTTTGTTTTGGATGTGTGACAATGTTAATTGCACTCATTGCAGCCAGCACAATGCCGAATCACTCAATGGGTCAAGCCTGGCCCGATTACGCAGAATTAATGGGGATAGGGGATAATTTTGGTCGCTGGGCAAAAACAGATCCTTAATGAGTGCTATGCTAATGAGAAATGCTCACTTGAACTACCAGATTTAGTATTCAATTTTTGGCCTCATTGATGAGCATTTTGATTTAAATGTACATGCAGGCTTTAACCCTGGTTTTGTACTCAACTGCTGATTAGACACAATTTTTGTGGATTGATTTATGTGAGCTGCTTGTACAAATTTTCACTAAAGGTGTGAACTGCTCTGGCTAACACAGCAGTATAGTAGCAAGACATGTGGACTGAGCAGTGAGAGGACAGTTTATTCAACATAGTGCTGGAGGTTCTGGTGGAGGAGGTTGAGAATCGGAGGGATATCCTGCAACTGCATGGAGAAATGATATCAGTTCACCTTCCTCTGCTTCACTTTGCAGCAGCTGATACTGCTTTGTCTCGGCTCATTATTCTTCCGTTCTTCAACTAAGAAGCAAGGAGCACTACTAAAAGATGCTAGTGACCAAACACTCCTCCTCCAGGTGATCCATCTAACGTTACAACTTAGCTATTCCTTTTAGGTGAAGACATCAGAATTTCCATTTGTTGTTCAAACATAGATAGTCTTAACAAAATGCCCCAGTATGTCTGTGCGTTCGACAAGACCCAACTTCAGTGTTCCAGGAACAGTTAAATGAAAGGTCAGAATTATGCCGTGAGGATACTTTTAAGTAGTCCTCAAATCCACATTAAGCAAATGTTTACTCTCAGGTAGTTGGTTGCTGTTTGGAGAGGATATTAGGCGGAGTACTAGCCACCAAAATGTGATATAACCTTTTTAATGAATGTCATCAGCCGTTATATGGAGTAACTAACTGTTTAACTAAAGCAGTGCTGGTTACTCCTTCACCAAATGGTGTATAATGCAAAATTCAGGGTAAATTGGCATTTTAGCTTAAGACCCCATATTGCCTGACTGTTTAGTCTCTAAAATATTCAGCAAATACTCCGTCCGCCCTTTGTCTCCAGATTAGGTCATATCAGGTCACCAGCAGTCTTCTTCTCTATCTATCTGTACTTATACTTGcgtatttctttctttctcatgtTGTctccctgtccttgtttgttactCTCTCACAAATTCTCCCTCTGTAAATCTTGCTCTTTCTCCTCCGCTGTTCTCCCCTCTTATTTTTCTTCACTAATGCTGTCACACTCTGTTCACTATCCTTCCTCTCTATTTCTGTATTTTTGTCCCACTTACAGGATTTTCTCATTTACTATTGctgcctccatctctctctcttcttctcccctcccccccccccccccccccccccccccccccgctttctCAGCTGCTAGTTCCCTCTGGCTTTTACAGCTCTCTGTTCCAGGTTGATATCCACATGTCATTAATTTCTCATTTATCTCCATTTAAGCTTTTATCCTGTTGGTTATGGGAATTTTCTGGCGATGACATTTGCAATTGATGAAATAAATAACTCCACTTCTCTTCTGCCGGGTGTGCAACTGGGTTATGAAATCTACGACGACTGTTTTGAGACACTGGCCTCCCTCCTACCCAGCCTTCTTTTGTTATCGAAAGACAAGAGTAATGGGATTGACGTGCTCTGTAATTACACAGAGTACAGAAACCGTGTGATTGCTCTGATAGGACCTTGGACATCAGAACAAGCAATTGTCACAGCCAAACTATTCAGCTTATTTTTAGTTCCTCATGTAAGTAATGTTTTCATGGTTTGCTAAATGACCACTTCTTGTGTTGTGACAATTAGGAATAAAAGTCTTCAGGGTAGAAACTAGTTGTGAATGGCAGGATAAAACAGGTGGTAATCAAATTTCAGCAAAATTTACACAATACTGAAGTTCATAAAAGAATGAAATTAAGTTGAATATTAAATTTCCTGTTGAATCACTATCATCCACTTTGTGCAACCACGCAAAGTGAATTTTTATCCCACTGTCTAACAGTAGTTGTATAAGTCCTAGGCTCATGTATGGAATATTCTTTATTCCAACCTTACCCAAGATTTCCCCATTTTACCAGTACATTGACAACTATATATTCATGCTTTGAACCCAAAATGTAAAATTTTATGACCTTTGCTGCCAATTTCCACCCTTTCCTCATCTTAAACGGTCCATCTCGGACTCTCCCCTTTGACCTCTCTTGTTGTCATTTCTGGGTATATGTTCTTGTACAATATTCATGATAAGACTTTACTTTCTCACACCCGGCTTCTCATAAGAATGGAATGGACCACATAAAATTCCACTCTCTGTCACATCAGTTCTCATGATGTAAGGTTCCATTTTAGAGTTTTGGATATTTCATCCTTTTTCCTCAAATGAAGATTCTCCCAACACTGATTAACAGGGCCTTGATCATGCCTGTTCAATTTCCTGCAAACCTAAACtcacctccaaaaaccacaataGTATTTTGCttgttcctttgcaccttctACCCAACTGTAATGAATTGTCCTGCAGCATCTCCGCTACCATTGATCATATCTTCCTGTCCCTCTCTTTCAGTCATCCAGAGGGACTGATCCAagtgtaggaaagtggagttgaagattattagatcagcacgatctgattgaatggcacagcagattcaatgggctgaatggcctacctctgctccctCATTTTGTGATCTTATAGATTGGAATTGAACTAACGATACTACTTAAAATAGGAATTAGATGCCATAAATCTGGGTCTTAAATTTCAGCATTGATACAGCAGATAGTGGGAAGTGGAAAGCTCCATGGTGGTGAGAAGGGATGTTTTAGAGAATGGGATAGTGCAATGAATCCTGACATCAGCATTATGAACACACAGAAAGAGATGTTTGTTGAATCTGAAAAGTAATTGAAAAGTCAACTTTagaggagcaaaaacaggaaatgctgaaaatacacaGCTGGCCTGGCAGGATATGTAAGTGAGAAACAGGGCTGAGTCTTACCGGAAATCAGCTCATAAgaatttaatttaataaaaatatggattaaaaaaaaactaatggtgaccatgtgacCGTTGTTGCGTGTTATGAAAAtctatctgattcactaacgccctttagggaaggaaacctgtcatCCTTACTTAGACTGGCCTGCACAGTTGAAGACATTCTCCCTGAACATGACAGTCAGGGAAATTTGGCACCCCACTGTGCAGACAGGAACCTGGAAGTCCTGGTAAATGAAGTAATGCAAAGGAAGAATTCCCTGTTCCCTAACGAAAACAAAGCACCAGACACTGCTAGGATGGACTGAGATTGTGTCCCATCGTCAGTGCGGTCTCCAGAGTCTGGAGAAACAGCCAAACTTGCCAATAAACTTCTCTGCTCCACAGGGTGAGTGCCACTATCTTCTCCCTACGGCCTCAtgctcactctatctctgcaacTGCACATACTTCCCTTCAAGGCTCGTAGTCTACAACCCTCACTATTATGTCCAACACCTTCCCTCGCTTGACCTCTCCCCCACAAACACCCCTATCCCATTAACCCTGCACACACTTTGCACTGCCTGCTGACTCACTCAGGACACCGGATCACTTTTCCCCTGCTAGAGCCAGCGCTAACAGCTGTGTCACCCACTTCCATCTCATTCATCCATTCCCTTCTCTCATTGCAGGAGAAATGGTCATAATTGGGATGTAAGAGCCAAGGTAGGTCGTGGAGTAACTAACAATAGGGTCCTCCCCGCTTCAGGGAAAGGGCCTTGACACCCTCACTGACAAGGACCAGGACTGGTCCTGTGGAAAATCTGAAACTTCCATGTCCTGGCATGAGAGGCATTATCTTTGTGATACTATTCACCCATTACCCCAGCAGTGATTGTATTGTTAACATGAATTTACCTGTTGGTCACAACATATTCTGTCTTCTGTCTCCTGCAGGTACAAGTGGAATTTCCACAGTCTCTGTGTTCAAGAGGTTGGTGCCGCAATACATAACCCCACTTCTCCTCTTGAGGAATAGATGCCTCAAGAGAAGCATTAGCAAGGCTGTCTCCTGCATCTCTCACCAGCTCAGATATTGCCACCTCAGTTGTTACATGAACTGGATTACAGACAGGAGCATCTGCAGGTTAACACCTAACTGCCATGTCCCTGCAGCTGGTACAGGAAGAAATACCCCAGGACTCTGCCACTTGGAGGACTGCTGGAGACCAGGCTCTTGCTCAGCCCCAAGCAGATGACACTGTGGGGTCGACAATGCAAGATTTCTTTGGAATGCCCAAGCAAACACAGAAGCAGCCAAGGAGGTTTGATGGGAGCACTGGGCTTGTGAGTATCTGGTTACTTCCATGAACAGATTGGCAGCTGCAAAGGAGTGCCAAGACCAGTGTTGCAGAGTTTGATATATGCACAGACCTATGCTCTACTGCTACGGCCATTGGTGTTCAGCATCAACAGCAAGGCACCTGGGAAATGATACCTTTAACTCAAACTGGGTGCTGCTTCCTGACAAGAAGACAGGGTTGTGCCAGTAGGTACTGGCCAGAGGAGGAACCACATACTGAGGAGTCAGGGTGCAGCACTCTGAATGACAGCGCTCTCCTGAATGGCTCAGTTTGGTTTCATGCTTTGTCATGTCCCCCATTTATATATTGAATCAGGCACTTCCACTTTTGTaatcccctctgcatcccaacaTTCTGCTTTCAATCATTTACTATTAGGTTCTCCAGCTTCCTTCCCTTGGCAGTAGCCCCTGACAACCCCACAACGTTTAGTGGCCAGAAcacaggactgactgtggcccactcCCAGAGTGAGTTAGCCGAAATGCCGTGAACAATGAGTGACAAAACTCCTGCCTGATATCTGTACAGAATCCTAACTGTGCAACACCTCAGATGAGTTACACTGGACCCATAGTGCTGACAGTGGCCTGGTGCCTGAACCGTAGAGGTATAGACCTCCTGATTCTGAACACCCTGAGTGGCCAACTGACCATCCCCAATCCTGGACTGATATTGGACGCTGCCTTTGACTGGGACCCATGCCTGACGTGTCTCCCTTGGCTGAGGCTGATGCCCTTCAGATTAGAAATATGGAAGCTTGTTTGAAGCACATGTTGTATGTTTGGCTGGTATGCAGCTGGCACATGTGCTGGTTTGAGACTGACATAGCACATTGTCACACAGAAGCATGTCCATTCCCTTAAAAGCTGACTGTTGACTActgtgacaagcttcctggctttgtgtctgctctgaacagcaagacaagacagatgTACTTTGAGCTTTTAAGGTCTGGGTGAGAAGTTAAACGCAAAATGGCAAGGCAAGGGAAAGTAAGCATCCAAGTAGGTGTGGTGAGCAAGCAAGCAGTCCTGAGACATTGCGGGATAAAATCAATGAGGTGTGTTCCTGTTCCTTCTCATATTGTGACCCTATAGTAGCATTCTAGTGGAAGGTTCTGATGTGCTCCAAAGTGAGCTTCCAAGGGTAGTTTAAGTTGATTAGAGACATGCTGTGATGCTGTGGAAAGGCATGAATATTGGTATCTTATGTATACAAGATCATGGAGTGTGTGCAGTTGCTGCCTATTAAGTTGGccctgagaaaatggtggtgcTGTCCAAGATGGAATTCCAAAAGAGAAAGCAGCGAACTGGAGTTGCCAGTTACCTCTTCGGGCTTTCATGCCAGGATTTCTCAGTAACTACATTCTATCCAGTATGTGGGAGCCTGCATATTAATCAGATGAGATTAGGTTGTGATGAGGGTGATAATGAACAATATTTCATCTTAATAGGCTTCTCACTATTCTGGTCAGAATATCATCTCAACATCTGGGATTTAATTCATCACAGTGTTGAGAAAGGTCTTGTTTGACATCTTACctgattttctcaaatttctcAGCATAGCACTTTTCATTCAGAGCCTGGGAAGATTCCTCTTAGAGTTAATATTCAGGtctggttctctctccacagatgccatcagatttgctgaattatttcagtagtttttgttttaatttcagatttccagtattcacagtattttgcttttgtatcaaATTCAGGGGAATAAAGATTATAGTTTTATTGATTGGGCataaagagagacacagagataggAAGAGGGAAACAGAGCGAGAGGCCATGACTGGTTTCAAGGGGGAAACAGTGACATGATGATATAATTGTCGATTCTGTTCAATTTTCAGATTAGTTATGGGTCCTCAAGTGAAAAACTGAGCAACAAGAAGTTCTTCCCGTCATTCCTGAGGACAGTGCAAAATGATCAAAACCAAGCCATGGCCATTGTCTCCATCATCAGAAAGTTCAACTGGAATTGGATTGTTGGAATCGGGAGTGACGATGAGTACGGGCGACAGGGAATAGAATTAGTTCAGAAATATGCATTGTTCCATAATATCTGCATAGGCTACATTGAGTTGATTCCCGTCCACTTCTATCTATCCAGCACCAAGCAAAAAATCTCTGATATCGTGGACCGGATCACACAGATGAATGTCAGTGTTATCATTCTCTTCTCCAGTGAGAGACCCGCTCATGAATTCTTGAAGCAGATTGTTAAAGCAAACTTCACAGGGAAAATCTGGATTGGAAGTGAGGCCTGGGTCAAGTCAGCCATTATTTATGCCCCAGATGTTGGACGGATTGGGCACTGTGATTGGTACAATCAATAACAGTGGGAGAATGCCAGGTTTCAAAAGTTATGTTTTAAACCATTTTTCTAATATCAGGGATGCAAAGGAACAGGACATCATCACAAAACATGGTGGTAATCAGACCTTTCCTTTTTGGCCACATCCCACAGAATCTTCCAGTCAGCTGCTTAATGCCATTCAGCATCTGATGCCCAAAAACCTGTCTATGGTGTTGGATCAACCAGCGACATTTAGTGTGTACATAGCAGTGTACAGCATCGCACATGCACTCCACACTCTGCTCAAGTGCCACTATGGAAGATGCCAAAACACAGCTGGATGGCAAAACTGGCAGGTACAGGAAAGTCTTACCGTTTGTGTTCAGGGTTAGGGGTCCCAGTGGATTATTGTAGCCCTTAAGTTATACTGTAATAAAATTATTATGATTTCTAATACATTTACCAGCTTGTTCATAGGATCTAACCACATGGTTCCTCAGTAATGAATACACTCATTAACCACAGGATTCTTCTATAGTGTACACACTGATCTGACTATAAGGTTCCTTGGTCAAAAACACTCACTGATCACAGAGTAAAGGTGCCATGGTCTTACCAGACCATGGGGCtggtctctcattagagaaagacagCTGGTAGTGTGTTTTACCCGATGGTCACCAAATCTCAGTGAGGGAGAAgttgaggaggagagtccttcatggaaTCTCCAGTGCCAGAATTGCACCTATGCtaattggcatcattctgcattgcaaccAACTTTTAAACCAACTGACCTAACCTAAATAGTGACCACACTCACTGACGACAGGATTCCTCTTAAGTGGTCACATTCACTGACCACATGATTCTTCAGCACTGAACACATTCACTGACTGTGGGGTCCATCTGAATTGACCATACCTTTGAACAAAGAATTCCTTAGTAGTAATCATACTCGCTGCCCACGGATTCATTAGAATGGAATTGCATGAGCAGTtcaggctgaaaggcctatttctgttcttgtCTCTTGCTATGACAAATCTGGAGTCCTTTATTGTTGAAATGTATAAATGCCCTGGAGGTACTGGTCTAGATATTCAACAGTGCAGAACCCATTTTTTCGCACAGCAACCAACCTGATATGGAGGAAATATATGTGCAGTTCAGGCCCATGATTCACCTTGCATCATATAATGAGTGGGTATTATAAATATTGCATGTTGTCTAATTCAGCATTATCAATCCAGTGCAGTGTGCCTGTTTTCAGGAGTGATGGGATTTCTAGGTCAAGCTGTCCTGATATGATCGAAATTTGACTTTGTTTTAAGCAGTTGCTGGAAGAGTTGAAGCAAGTTAATTTCACCATCAGTAACACCACCATTTACTACGATGCTGCAGGAAACCTACAGCGAGGTTACAACATCATAACCTGGATCCAACATGCAGGGCAGCTCAAACTAACTATGATTGGCAGCTACAAAGATCAGTTAACCGTTGACGCTTCACAGATTCAATGGAAAACAGTTAACAATAAGGTAAGTTGGCCAGCACTTACATATAACATTATCCACTTCCCACTGCATTTACTTCATTATTGCCAGTCATGTAATCAGCCACTTAGtctctaaactctggaattctttcCAAGATCTCTCTACCTTAACACTATCCTCTCCTTCATCAAGGCCTTTCTCAAGACCTTCTTCTGAACAAGCTTTTAGACACCTGTCTTAATGTCTTCATCATAGGATCatacaaaataggaacaggaatatgccattcagcccatcaagctttttccactattcaataagatcatggctaatttgattgTTACCTTAACTTGATTTTCGTTCTTGTCTGGAGGCCTCAATCCTTTAATAATTAAAGCATCTGACTTGCTCAGATTTGAATATATTGAATAATCCAGTCTCCCTGGAAAACAGCTCAGAGGTTCTTTAGGCAAGTGTCATTGTTTTTGAATGATTATACTTCCGCAaagttttattatgttaaaggtacTATCTAAATTTAGCCATTCTTTCCCCTGCACTGGTCAACCTCCTTTATCCCCATCTTTACTCCCTTAATTCCAGAAAACAGATTTGGATGTTTATTAGGTTTAGCCATTCTTTGCCCAATTTGCCTGGACTATTTCAAACAGTATCAAGGCCCCCTCTCCTCTGCGAAACTGCTCACTATTTCAGGATCATCCTAGAATTCACCATAATTCATCTTTTTATACTCCTTTTGATTCTCACCTCCAAcaagaaaacaggaaactgaggCTTTTCCTGTCACTATCTTGAGATCATCTGTTCAACTGCATCTGCTATTTTTGTCTTCCCCTAGCTCACCTAAACCAGACTTAGCTCAAGCTTACTCCTGATCTGTCTCTGAATTGATCTTTCTTTCTTGTGTGAAGTTTCTTGTCATAATTCCCTAGATTAATAGTTTTATGTAATACAAGTTGTCATTGTATCAGTCTCACTTTTCCAAGTAATGAGAGCATTTACAGGTGGATCAGTTTGCTAAGTCATGAAGTGATGTTCCTTTCATTTGACTCTCCTAAATTAGTTGTCGGGACTGGGAAGGGGAAGGTGGTGATTGGGGGTGGTCCTTTTTTGTGGCTTCATTCAAATTTTAAGTGCAAGTAGGTGAAGAACTGGCCACACTCACTGAATGCAATTGTTCCATCAGATGTTGCTACAAAATTCTGAACCAGGTGCTCTTTGCTCCAGGATTTAATTATAAACGTTTCTTGAAATCATTAGCATTAAAAGCTGTTTGGTACAGAATTTACAATACTTGTACAGAATTTCAGTTTGTAGCTCGCTCTAGAATGTTTGTTATCCTGTAAATGATGCTATAAAAGTTTGTGTTTCAGATATAAGTATCAGATATGAAGGAGTGAGCTACATGCTGGTATccatatccctaaccctaactgtTTTCATGTGGTCATCGCTGGGACTGTCTGGAATGGGGGTTGAATTCTGCGTGCCAGTTCCCAGAGTGTAATTTTATCATAGGGCCAAAGAATGCCTCATGTCTGAACTGATTTCTTCAGTCCCTTTAATGAGTGTTTGGCTTTGTGACCCAGAATGTTCACATCAGTACAGTAGTCATGTCCCTGATTTCAGTTTAGTGACTAAGATTGAGTAATTAATAAACATACCTACACCGGCAGGTACCTCCATCCCATTGTTCCAAGAGCTGTGGCCTGGGGCAGAAGAAAATTGCCATCAGCCTGTATTCCTGCTGCTTTGAATGTGAAGGTTGTCCAGGAGGAACTTTCCAGAATGTGACCGGTGAGCTTGATTACTTATCTATTGCCATGCAGTTCACTGGATCAGAGCAAAGGAATCATTCTCTACAATACTTAAATGATAGCAAGAAATACAAACATGGAAGGAGAACAGCTTATATGCACAGTAACAGATACGAAGAAAtgagttacagaatggaatccAATTTAAGAGGGGGTAGTGTATATAAAGAATAATAGAAACTATTCCAAACTGGATATAGATATGAGGTGCCAGAAAATATCCAGCATCTGACCAGCTCTTATAGCTGCTGTGGCTGGACCAATTTAAATTTGGTCAATAGCGACTCATAGGCTGTTAAGGATGAAGACTTTTGTGATTCTAAAGCCACTGAATATCTAGAAAAGGAGGTTAGACTTTATTGTTTATTTTaactctttcatgggatgtgggctttgctgactgaggtggcatttattgccatccc
The sequence above is a segment of the Stegostoma tigrinum isolate sSteTig4 chromosome 28, sSteTig4.hap1, whole genome shotgun sequence genome. Coding sequences within it:
- the LOC132211093 gene encoding taste receptor type 1 member 3-like; its protein translation is MGKGSVTETQGLHGINAQYMLPGEYNIGALFPFHTVSVGFAHRSKPEEVTCDSFYPVGYGNFLAMTFAIDEINNSTSLLPGVQLGYEIYDDCFETLASLLPSLLLLSKDKSNGIDVLCNYTEYRNRVIALIGPWTSEQAIVTAKLFSLFLVPHLVQEEIPQDSATWRTAGDQALAQPQADDTVGSTMQDFFGMPKQTQKQPRRFDGSTGLISYGSSSEKLSNKKFFPSFLRTVQNDQNQAMAIVSIIRKFNWNWIVGIGSDDEYGRQGIELVQKYALFHNICIGYIELIPVHFYLSSTKQKISDIVDRITQMNVSVIILFSSERPAHEFLKQIVKANFTGKIWIGSEAWVKSAIIYAPDVGRIGHCDWDAKEQDIITKHGGNQTFPFWPHPTESSSQLLNAIQHLMPKNLSMVLDQPATFSVYIAVYSIAHALHTLLKCHYGRCQNTAGWQNWQLLEELKQVNFTISNTTIYYDAAGNLQRGYNIITWIQHAGQLKLTMIGSYKDQLTVDASQIQWKTVNNKVPPSHCSKSCGLGQKKIAISLYSCCFECEGCPGGTFQNVTDSFSCNECQPDEWSPPNSSSYFKKTLQYLSWISPVGITLLLFMVLELMLILAIMVIFLRYIHSGWYITLCISLMGQGTICYFWLNTDGDFLMKTTGNSKDALVLYCKSDSEVMFWLMLGYSGLQALACFKCTFLIQTPPQTYNLAWEISVSMLFYIIIWLCFIPSYTAVSKKHASSIQIAATLLSCFAILSAYFVPKCFVIYFKPQYNTPDYFLIYDLQTQTRKECQ